One Babylonia areolata isolate BAREFJ2019XMU chromosome 20, ASM4173473v1, whole genome shotgun sequence DNA segment encodes these proteins:
- the LOC143294890 gene encoding uncharacterized protein LOC143294890 has translation MGLLINASSISGLTSTTPLAHSPSPHLLTNFTAAHTMDNTTTTTTTNAVAAAANTTTTTTTTTAAMTSLCGNGSMPLCPCPTPVTNHTRGMLSDEGSLDALLYIVVVLLFYAFSIVVLMVKYIRRENKEAYLRQYFDEFVARDQFQSARARNQICLKTIMERHSRADSKDYVQLSMHQPKVGDHDQVHEEGETGEGGEEGEEDALFSIPETISELVEDDEEMGFESAQDELSDTRSPTSTSVRTETEQVSSLEELVPREMPV, from the exons ATGGGTCTGCTGATCAACGCCTCCTCAATCTCCGGCCTGACCTCCACCACACCTCTCGCACACTCACCATCCCCCCATCTGCTCACCAACTTCACGGCCGCACACACCAtggacaacaccaccactaccaccaccaccaacgccgtCGCTGCTGCAGCGaatacaacaacgacgacgacgacgacgacggcggcgATGACGTCCCTGTGTGGGAACGGGTCCATGCCCCTGTGCCCATGCCCGACACCCGTCACTAACCACACCCGGGGCATGTTGTCGGATgaag GGTCCCTGGATGCCCTCCTCTACATCGTGGTGGTGCTGCTCTTCTACGCCTTCAGCATCGTGGTGCTGATGGTCAAGTACATCCGCAGGGAGAACAAGGAGGCCTACCTCCGCCAGTACTTCGACGAGTTCGTGGCCCGCGACCAGTTCCAGTCGGCACGAGCCCGGAACCAGATCTGTCTGAAGACCATCATGGAGAGGCACTCCCGCGCTGACAGCAAGGACTACGTCCAGCTGAGCATGCACCAGCCCAAGGTGGGCGATCACGATCAGGTCCacgaagaaggagaaacaggagaaggaggagaagaaggagaagaggacgCGCTGTTCAGCATTCCAGAAACCATCAGTGAGCTGGTGGAGGACGATGAGGAGATGGGGTTCGAGTCCGCCCAGGACGAGCTGTCTGACACACGGTCTCCGACCAGCACCAGTgtgcggacagagacagagcaggtcAGCAGCCTGGAGGAGCTGGTCCCCCGAGAAATGCCTGTGTGa